The following coding sequences lie in one Alicyclobacillus curvatus genomic window:
- a CDS encoding amidohydrolase yields the protein MRLNDVTLENRINQIIEGKRDDLIDISNKIWNLAETRFEEYESAELLCQALEREGFSVQRGVGGIKTAFIGEVGSGSPVVAIIGEFDALSGLSQQPGTPVKSPVQQGGNGHGCGHNLLGTGAFAAAIALKQMVEELGLPGTIRYYGCPGEEGGSGKTYMVRAGLFDDVDFSLTWHPMGHNGIMAARSLANYQVYYRFRGTSSHAAASPHLGRSALDAVELMNVGVNYLREHVIPEARLHYAVTNTGGRSPNVVQAEADVLYLVRAPRVSQVEDIYQRVCNIARGAALMTDTEVEIVFDKACSNLVQNKTLEDVMQEKFTMLGVPDYDTQELEFAKDLRATLTDAERDSVRDPAIRDKDIADRISPPEELSEAASGGYGSTDVGDVSWVTPTAQCNTACWVVGTTAHTWQVVSIGSTSIAHKGMLHAGKVMAATALEVMQNPALIEAAKAELKQRIGSKPYQCPIPPQVLPAASR from the coding sequence ATGCGCCTGAATGACGTGACGCTTGAAAACCGGATCAATCAAATCATTGAAGGGAAGCGCGATGATTTAATTGATATCAGCAATAAAATCTGGAATCTGGCCGAGACAAGATTCGAAGAGTATGAGTCTGCAGAGCTGCTTTGCCAAGCGCTGGAACGGGAAGGGTTCAGTGTGCAACGAGGTGTCGGAGGGATAAAGACAGCCTTTATCGGCGAGGTTGGAAGCGGTTCTCCGGTCGTTGCTATCATCGGGGAGTTCGATGCACTCTCCGGCCTTAGCCAACAGCCTGGCACGCCCGTGAAGAGCCCGGTTCAACAAGGCGGGAATGGCCACGGCTGCGGGCATAACCTGCTCGGAACCGGCGCCTTTGCTGCAGCCATTGCGCTTAAACAGATGGTGGAAGAACTCGGTCTTCCGGGGACCATACGGTACTATGGATGCCCCGGCGAAGAAGGCGGTTCTGGGAAAACATACATGGTCCGGGCAGGCCTGTTTGACGATGTCGACTTTAGTTTGACGTGGCATCCAATGGGGCACAACGGAATTATGGCAGCGAGATCGCTCGCCAATTACCAAGTCTATTACCGTTTTCGGGGGACGAGTTCGCATGCAGCCGCCTCTCCGCACCTCGGCAGGAGTGCTCTTGATGCGGTGGAACTGATGAACGTCGGGGTGAATTACCTGCGCGAGCACGTCATCCCGGAAGCGCGTCTACACTACGCCGTGACCAACACCGGTGGCAGGTCACCGAACGTCGTTCAGGCCGAAGCAGATGTCCTCTATCTGGTTCGTGCGCCAAGGGTGTCGCAGGTTGAGGACATCTATCAGCGGGTCTGCAACATTGCGCGAGGGGCAGCCTTGATGACCGACACCGAAGTGGAAATCGTGTTTGACAAGGCGTGTTCAAATCTGGTGCAAAACAAGACCTTGGAAGACGTGATGCAAGAGAAATTTACGATGTTAGGCGTGCCCGATTATGATACGCAGGAACTCGAGTTCGCGAAGGACTTGCGTGCGACCTTGACTGATGCAGAGCGTGACAGCGTGCGAGACCCAGCCATCCGGGACAAGGACATTGCAGATAGAATCAGCCCACCCGAAGAACTCAGCGAAGCCGCATCCGGTGGATATGGCTCAACAGACGTGGGCGATGTCAGTTGGGTGACACCCACCGCGCAGTGCAACACCGCGTGTTGGGTGGTAGGTACAACGGCGCATACGTGGCAAGTGGTCAGCATTGGTTCCACTTCGATTGCACACAAGGGGATGCTGCATGCAGGCAAGGTGATGGCAGCCACAGCTCTCGAGGTGATGCAGAACCCGGCTTTGATAGAGGCAGCAAAGGCGGAACTGAAACAGCGCATCGGCAGTAAGCCATATCAGTGCCCAATTCCGCCGCAAGTTCTGCCGGCGGCGAGCCGGTAG
- a CDS encoding VOC family protein, which translates to MSTSEWSQDLPVAQVRIARPTDKLNEVVRFYTEGIGLERIGGFQGHQGYDGEILGLPGISYHLEFTHHVNGSPCPAPTRDNLLVFYIPNENAVSEIVERLRAMEYLPVPPENPYWEKDGITIEDPDGWRVVLMKRSFR; encoded by the coding sequence ATGTCCACTTCAGAGTGGTCACAAGATTTGCCTGTGGCACAAGTCAGAATTGCACGTCCAACGGATAAATTGAACGAAGTTGTTCGCTTTTACACCGAAGGGATAGGGTTGGAACGAATCGGCGGTTTTCAAGGACATCAAGGTTATGATGGCGAGATATTAGGCTTACCAGGAATCAGTTATCACCTTGAGTTCACTCACCATGTGAATGGAAGCCCTTGTCCTGCACCAACTAGAGACAATCTCTTGGTCTTCTATATTCCCAATGAGAACGCAGTGAGTGAGATAGTAGAGCGGCTTCGGGCCATGGAATATCTACCCGTTCCACCGGAAAACCCTTACTGGGAAAAGGACGGTATTACCATCGAAGACCCAGACGGATGGCGGGTTGTGCTTATGAAGCGGAGCTTTCGCTGA